Below is a window of Candidatus Taylorbacteria bacterium DNA.
GTTCGCGCAAACACGGTGGCGAAGATGCAATTGTCCGCAATCCTTACACGTCGAAAGACGCGGCTCCCCGAGCGCGTGGTGGCTACGGCGATTTGCCGTGTGAGATCGCGTGTGCCTCATTCGAACT
It encodes the following:
- the rpmF gene encoding 50S ribosomal protein L32, which produces MVVRMRHTRSHTANRRSHHALGEPRLSTCKDCGQLHLRHRVCANCGKYRGVQIIDMEAKTARKEQRMKDKNKALGVEPKK